The following nucleotide sequence is from Nitrospirota bacterium.
TCTTATGCTTATTCATTTCCAAAAGGTGAACGCCTTGTATTTAATCTCTCATGGTATGGGGTAAGCGGAGGGACCTCTGTTATGGAGGTTTCTGATGCTATAGACCGTGACCTTCCGGTGTATAAGATAACCTCTACCACCAAATCCAATAAATATATTTCCATGTTTTATCCTGTCAATGATGTAGTTGAGTCTTATGTAGATATTAAAGGTCTTTACCCGCACCGTTACAGGTCTATCCAGAGCGAAGGGAGATACAGGAGTAATAAGGAGATTATGTTCGACAGGGAGAAGAATATTGCGACCCTTATTGACCATAAATCAGGGGGTAAGACTCGCAAATCTGATATTGTTCCCGGCGCTCAGGACCCACTATCCGTTGTCTACTACTTCCGTAATCTCCCATTAGATGTCGGCAAAGATGTAAATGTTGAGGTTCACGACGGGAAGAAAAACTGGACACTTGTTGTAAAGGTTCTGAAAAAGGAAAAGATAACAACCCCTGCAGGTACTTTTGATACGATAAAGGTTAAGGCGCTTATGAGATATGCGGGTCTGTTTGTAAATACAGGCGA
It contains:
- a CDS encoding DUF3108 domain-containing protein, producing MGYYLKIIVFLIALQLNTPFISYAYSFPKGERLVFNLSWYGVSGGTSVMEVSDAIDRDLPVYKITSTTKSNKYISMFYPVNDVVESYVDIKGLYPHRYRSIQSEGRYRSNKEIMFDREKNIATLIDHKSGGKTRKSDIVPGAQDPLSVVYYFRNLPLDVGKDVNVEVHDGKKNWTLVVKVLKKEKITTPAGTFDTIKVKALMRYAGLFVNTGDVFVWFTDDSLRIPVLMESKIKIGYVTATLIEKNN